The Candidatus Binatia bacterium nucleotide sequence CGTCGATGCGGTTTACGACCTCGCCCGGTCCCTTCTGGTCTCGGAGCAGCAAGCTCAGGATGAACCGCACGGAGTAAAGGTTGTCGCGGACGAAATCGTAGAAATCGTCCATGAGCGAACAGAGCTGCGCGGGCTCGTCGAGCCCTTCGAGCTCGTCGACGCTGACGAAATAGGGCTCGAGCGCTTTCCGGAGTGCGCTCCGGAAAAGCTTTTCCTTCGTGTCGAAGTGCCAGAAAATGAGCGCCTTGCTCACCTTGGCTTCGCGAGCCACGCGCGAAAGCGACGTCTTTTCGTAACCCAGGCGGGAGAAAAGGCGGGAAGCCGTCTCGAGAATCTTCTCCCGCGTTCGCGTCTGCTCCTGGCTCACGGAACGGCTCCCCGTTGGCTTCGAGGCCCCCGAAAAAGCTAAAGGACCCACGTGCGGGAGTCAACGAAGACTTCGAACGTGCCCGTAGCCGCCGCCCTGGCGGCCCTTTCCTTCCTCGTCTACCTCGCGAACCTGCGTCCCATGGGGGCCTACGACTCGATCCCGGCGCGCCTCCTCCCCCTCAGCCTCCTCCGCGAAGGGAACTTCGACCTCGACGAGTTCCCCTGGCTCCGGCGCCGGGGGTTGCCGTAT carries:
- a CDS encoding TetR family transcriptional regulator — protein: MSQEQTRTREKILETASRLFSRLGYEKTSLSRVAREAKVSKALIFWHFDTKEKLFRSALRKALEPYFVSVDELEGLDEPAQLCSLMDDFYDFVRDNLYSVRFILSLLLRDQKGPGEVVNRIDDLYAAFRRVMTDVIERGQRKGIFRSQEPAELEASWIMTMLAGLLVHHFVYGSSAEDTGELLRHVKDVALEHLGARA